One Candidatus Lernaella stagnicola genomic window, CGGCGATTTGTGGTTGCTGATCCGGATACGCCCGGCGAATCACGATGCTTGCAGGCACAGCACGATTCGCGTAAGGTTTTGCCTTCTCAACAGGATGTTGACCGACAGGAATTCGCCAGTTTATTTTCGGGGAACACGTTCATGCCCAGAAAACCCTTCGAGCAACTATCAGCTCGGCAAAAGACGAAAATCTATAAAGTGTGCCTGGAATTGTTTGCCGCCAACGGCTACAACCACACCAGCGTCAAGATGATCACCAGCCGTCTGAAAGTCGCTGACGGATACTTGCACTACTACTTCAAGGGCAAAGAAGATTTGGCGATGTGGGCGATTGAAATCGCGCTCGACGATTGGAAAGCCCACTTCGAAAAACATGTCGGCGAGAAGAACCCAGAGGATATTTATAGCCTGTTCAAAATGTCGGTATTGCAGATGATCCGCTTTACGCATGATCACCGCGAAGCCTTTGCAGCCTATATGAGGCTGGTCAATGAGCCCAACTTCCCGCTCGCCGAATTCCTCGCCGAGAGGATAACTTGGATCGACAAACGCTATTTGGACGCCATCGAGAAGGAAATCGACGCCGGAAGATTGCGCAGCGACCTGCCGCCGACCCTCGTGGCCTTCTTGATAGACGTGCTCAACACGCGCATCCAAGAATTTTTCTACAACGCCGCGCTGGATCCCATCGGAATATCCCAGATGGACGATCATGAGATCAACCGGTGGCTCGATACCCTCCTATCGGTTGTGCGCAACGGCATCCGGAGCTAAAAAGCCAGCAATAACAGTTGAATAGTAAACACACCAAAACCTGTAGGGTAAGGCGATTATGTGTTGACGATGCCCGGATAATGAGTATATTAGCAATAACCTACCAAAAAAGTAGGTTATCGATTTGAATAAGGAATACACCTTGATGAAGCCGACTTATCTCGACCACAACGCGACGACTCCGTTAGACCCGCGAGTTCTCGAGGCCATGATGCCGTATCTGACCGAACACTTCGGCAACGCCAGTTCCATCCACCAATTCGGGGCACCGGCCAAAAAAGGCGTCGACGAGGCGCGGGCGATCGTGGCCGCGCATCTTGGTTGCGAGGAGCGAGAAGTCATATTTACATCCGGTGCAACTGAAAGCGATAACCATGTTCTGTTCGGCGTGGCCGAGGCACTGCGTCGCCGCGGCAGTCACATCGTGACCAGCGCGATCGAGCACCCGGCAGTCCTCTCGGCCGTGCAAAAACTGGAACGCGCCGGGTTCGAAATCACCCGGGTAAAACCGGACTCCGACGGCGTTATTCATGCTGACACAGTGCGCGAGGCGTTGCGCGAGGACACGATCCTGGTTTCGATCATGTTCGCCAACAACGAAACCGGCGCCGTGCAACCGATCAGCGAGATCGGACG contains:
- a CDS encoding TetR/AcrR family transcriptional regulator translates to MPRKPFEQLSARQKTKIYKVCLELFAANGYNHTSVKMITSRLKVADGYLHYYFKGKEDLAMWAIEIALDDWKAHFEKHVGEKNPEDIYSLFKMSVLQMIRFTHDHREAFAAYMRLVNEPNFPLAEFLAERITWIDKRYLDAIEKEIDAGRLRSDLPPTLVAFLIDVLNTRIQEFFYNAALDPIGISQMDDHEINRWLDTLLSVVRNGIRS